A DNA window from Zingiber officinale cultivar Zhangliang chromosome 3A, Zo_v1.1, whole genome shotgun sequence contains the following coding sequences:
- the LOC122050983 gene encoding uncharacterized protein LOC122050983 isoform X2, producing MLLTLMQEVYEVADAAVKIDWNALVEKTATGITNAREYQMLWRHLAYRHPLLDKIEEGAEPLDDDSDLEIELEIVPPVIEEASCQAKELAEIVLGLREKTDLNAPLAEKGVDKEMLDAAPDKQAPQTSHAVASSSLQEKLSQPTGAPIVSGVESGLDEAAEGVVGDVQGLVSKKRRLGDGADETPVD from the exons ATGCTTCTTACTCTAATGCAAGAGGTTTATGAGGTTGCTGATGCTGCTGTTAAGATAGACTGGAATGCGCTTGTCGAGAAAACTGCAACTGGAATTACGAATGCCCGAGAGTACCAAATGCTGTGGAGGCATTTGGCCTACCGTCACCCATTGCTTGATAAGATAGAAGAAGGAGCTGAACCTTTG GATGATGACAGTGATCTCGAGATAGAATTAGAAATTGTACCTCCTGTCATAGAAGAAGCCTCATGTCAGGCGAAAGAGTTAGCCGAG ATTGTGTTAGGCTTAAGGGAGAAGACAGATCTAAATGCTCCTTTGGCTGAAAAAGGAGTTGACAAGGAGATGCTAGACGCCGCTCCAGATAAACAAGCCCCTCAAACTAGCCATGCTGTTGCTTCTAGCAGTCTCCAGGAGAAGCTGAGCCAGCCAACAGGAGCACCTATCGTCAGCGGCGTTGAATCAGGATTGGATGAGGCAGCAGAGGGTGTGGTTGGGGATGTGCAGGGCCTGGTCAGCAAGAAGCGGCGGCTTGGTGATGGGGCAGATGAGACTCCGGTTGACTAA
- the LOC122050983 gene encoding uncharacterized protein LOC122050983 isoform X1 — protein sequence MKKVATNEQDTYNLSQRYDISMLLTLMQEVYEVADAAVKIDWNALVEKTATGITNAREYQMLWRHLAYRHPLLDKIEEGAEPLDDDSDLEIELEIVPPVIEEASCQAKELAEIVLGLREKTDLNAPLAEKGVDKEMLDAAPDKQAPQTSHAVASSSLQEKLSQPTGAPIVSGVESGLDEAAEGVVGDVQGLVSKKRRLGDGADETPVD from the exons ATGAAGAAGGTCGCCACCAACGAGCAAGATACCTATAATCTCTCGCAAAG GTACGACATATCAATGCTTCTTACTCTAATGCAAGAGGTTTATGAGGTTGCTGATGCTGCTGTTAAGATAGACTGGAATGCGCTTGTCGAGAAAACTGCAACTGGAATTACGAATGCCCGAGAGTACCAAATGCTGTGGAGGCATTTGGCCTACCGTCACCCATTGCTTGATAAGATAGAAGAAGGAGCTGAACCTTTG GATGATGACAGTGATCTCGAGATAGAATTAGAAATTGTACCTCCTGTCATAGAAGAAGCCTCATGTCAGGCGAAAGAGTTAGCCGAG ATTGTGTTAGGCTTAAGGGAGAAGACAGATCTAAATGCTCCTTTGGCTGAAAAAGGAGTTGACAAGGAGATGCTAGACGCCGCTCCAGATAAACAAGCCCCTCAAACTAGCCATGCTGTTGCTTCTAGCAGTCTCCAGGAGAAGCTGAGCCAGCCAACAGGAGCACCTATCGTCAGCGGCGTTGAATCAGGATTGGATGAGGCAGCAGAGGGTGTGGTTGGGGATGTGCAGGGCCTGGTCAGCAAGAAGCGGCGGCTTGGTGATGGGGCAGATGAGACTCCGGTTGACTAA
- the LOC122050981 gene encoding E3 ubiquitin-protein ligase PUB23-like, with protein MDSGEVPHHFICPISLQIMKDPVTTVTGITYDRASIERWLLVDRKPICPVTQQPLPDDQALLTPNHTLRRLIQSWFDAADDRCPDIHDLVRGLFVPRLQLRSLHLLAALGCENNESIRRRLVQSGVPRILIKLIASFRVDVDRVEVDLALNLLFQSLRVPQNDLKPIADGRDCLSIVDLIAQVLAGENREMKSTATMVAKALMEAASARLLEQLKTEFFRSVLGVIRDRISPQVTKAALQVLLRACVRGNNRLKIVEAGGVREVVELELSSPDKRTTEIDLGVLSRLCSCAEGRAELVGHAAGIGVVAKRILQISAAADEEAVRVLAAVCWSSATKEVLEEMVSVGAVEKLCLVLQADCGSAVKEKARWLLRLHSPVWKDSPCRPCLRHLKTTLIH; from the coding sequence ATGGACTCCGGCGAAGTCCCCCACCACTTCATCTGCCCCATATCGCTTCAGATCATGAAGGACCCCGTCACCACCGTCACCGGCATTACCTACGACCGCGCCAGCATCGAGCGGTGGCTTTTAGTCGACCGGAAGCCCATCTGCCCGGTCACCCAGCAGCCGCTTCCCGACGACCAGGCGTTGCTCACCCCCAACCACACCCTCCGCCGCCTCATCCAATCCTGGTTCGACGCCGCCGACGATAGATGCCCCGACATCCATGACCTCGTCCGCGGTCTCTTCGTTCCCCGGCTCCAGCTCCGATCGCTCCACCTACTCGCCGCGCTCGGGTGCGAGAATAATGAATCCATCCGCCGGCGGTTGGTCCAGTCCGGCGTCCCGCGAATACTGATCAAACTAATCGCTTCGTTCCGAGTCGACGTCGATCGAGTCGAGGTCGACCTCGCTCTGAACCTTCTTTTTCAGTCGCTCCGAGTGCCTCAGAATGACTTGAAGCCGATCGCCGACGGCCGTGACTGCCTTTCCATCGTGGACTTGATCGCGCAAGTCTTGGCCGGAGAAAACAGAGAGATGAAATCGACGGCGACTATGGTCGCGAAGGCCTTGATGGAGGCGGCAAGTGCACGACTTCTGGAGCAACTAAAAACAGAGTTTTTCCGATCGGTGCTGGGGGTAATTCGAGATCGGATCTCGCCGCAGGTGACCAAGGCGGCGCTGCAGGTCCTGCTCCGAGCCTGCGTTCGGGGGAATAACCGGTTGAAGATAGTGGAGGCCGGCGGGGTGAGGGAGGTGGTGGAACTGGAGCTGTCTTCTCCGGACAAGCGGACGACGGAGATAGACCTCGGGGTTCTGAGCAGGCTCTGCTCGTGCGCGGAGGGGAGGGCGGAGCTGGTGGGGCACGCGGCGGGGATCGGGGTGGTGGCGAAGAGGATCCTGCAGATATCCGCGGCGGCGGACGAGGAGGCAGTGAGGGTGCTGGCGGCGGTGTGCTGGAGCTCGGCGACGAAGGAGGTGTTGGAGGAGATGGTGAGCGTGGGGGCGGTGGAGAAGCTCTGCTTGGTGCTGCAGGCCGACTGCGGCAGCGCGGTGAAGGAGAAGGCGAGGTGGCTGCTGAGGTTGCATTCACCAGTTTGGAAGGATTCCCCTTGTCGTCCATGCCTACGTCATCTCAAAACAACCCTAATTCATTAA
- the LOC122050982 gene encoding transcription factor VIP1-like, whose product MEPPGLQPLTNSRFGEIPLPNHHRGGGHRRSNSETFVRLPGDLLLDSDPDFEIPDIDFSSFSDDTVSGDSGAPLVTRPDPPVATEACLPGVHFRSLSFDTAFFEGMSFQEPPSGGSGAAAGLTQMGHHRRRGSMDGATSPFEGESAPPFSDFAKKAVLSDKLSELARIDPKRAKRILSNRQSAARSKERKVRYTSELEQKIQTLQTEATSISAQLTVLQRNSTGLFAENRELKLRLQAMEQHSKLREALNEALREEIQRLKQQIGEVPSANGNRFRRASQRHEELPL is encoded by the exons ATGGAGCCTCCCGGCCTCCAGCCGCTGACTAACTCCCGCTTCGGGGAGATACCTCTACCCAACCATCATCGCGGCGGCGGCCACCGCCGCTCCAACTCGGAGACCTTCGTCCGCCTCCCTGGTGATCTTCTACTCGACTCCGATCCGGACTTCGAGATCCCTGACATCGACTTCTCCTCGTTCTCGGACGACACCGTGTCCGGGGACAGCGGGGCTCCCTTGGTCACTAGGCCGGACCCGCCGGTTGCGACAGAGGCGTGCCTTCCTGGGGTACACTTCAGGAGTCTGTCGTTCGACACAGCCTTCTTTGAGGGGATGTCATTTCAGGAACCACCGTCTGGTGGCAGCGGTGCTGCTGCAGGATTGACGCAGATGGGGCACCACCGCCGGCGCGGGTCCATGGATGGCGCGACTTCGCCGTTCGAGGGGGAGTCAGCGCCGCCATTCTCGGATTTCGCGAAGAAGGCCGTCCTTTCGGATAAGCTTTCCGAGCTAGCTCGGATTGATCCCAAGAGAGCAAAAAG GATTCTTTCTAATAGACAATCTGCTGCTCGTTCAAAGGAGAGGAAGGTTCGCTATACAAGTGAACTCGAGCAGAAGATTCAAACACTTCAGACGGAGGCAACCTCTATTTCTGCACAGCTTACAGTTTTGCAG AGAAACAGTACTGGTTTGTTTGCTGAGAACAGAGAACTCAAGCTGAGATTGCAGGCTATGGAGCAACATTCGAAACTTCGAGAGG CTCTCAACGAAGCATTACGAGAAGAAATCCAGCGGCTGAAGCAACAGATCGGAGAAGTTCCGAGTGCAAATGGAAATCGTTTTAGACGCGCAAGTCAGCGGCATGAAGAGTTGCCTCTTTGA